The genomic DNA CCTCGAGTGCCAGCGCCATGGCGGTGCCGCCGGTCTTGGGGATGTGCACGAAGGCGTAGCGGCGGCCCGGTGACAGGATCATGAGGCGTGGCCGAGAGGGTGCTTTGCCATGAGGTTCCCATTGATCTGTCCGTGGCGCTGCCGCACTCTGGCCCGGACGAGGATCAAGGTGAAGGGGTGCCGGCACATGGGCTGGATGAACGACGAGAGCGGGCTGGACCGGGGGCCCGCGAATTTTGCGCCGCTGACGCCCCTGTCGCATCTGCGGCGCGCGGCGGATGTCTTTGCCGACCGGCCGGCTCTGGCCTACGGCGACACGGTCTGGACCTATGCCGAATACCATGCGCGCGTCAGCCGGCTGGCGGGCGCGCTGGCGGATCTGGGTGTGGCGCCGGGCGATGTCGTGGCCACGCTGCTGCCCAACGTGCCGGCGCAGTCGGAGGCGACCTTTGCGGTGCCGGCCTGTGCAGGTGTGCTGAACACGATCAACACGCGGCTGGATGCGGATACGGTCGCCTATATCCTGGATCACGGTGCTGCACGGGTCGTGATCGTGGACAGCGCCAGTGTGCCGCTGGTCGAGGCGGCGATCGCCCTGATGGAGACCCCTGCCCCCATCGTGATCGAGGTGCCCGACATCGTCGCCGGCATTCCCGCCACCGGGCGACACAGGCTGTACGAGGATCTGGTGGCGCAAGGTGATCCGGCCTTTGACTGGGTCATGCCGCAGGATGAGTGGGAAAGCCTTGCGCTGAATTATACCTCTGGCACGACCGGGCGGCCCAAGGGCGTCGTCTATCACCACCGGGGCGCGTATCTGGCAACGGTGGGCAACCAGATCGCCTGGCGTATGACGTTATTTCCGGTGATGCTGCAGATCGTGCCGTTGTTTCATTGCAACAACTGGACCCACACCTGGATGATGCCGCTGCTGGGGGGCACTGCCGTCTGCTGCCGCGACATCACCGCCGCCGCGATCTATGCGGCGATTGCGGATCATGGGGTGACGCATTTCGGCGGCGCGCCCATCGTGCTGAACCTGATCGTGAACGCACACGAGGCCGACCGCCGCGCCTTCGACCACACGGTCGAGGTGTTCACCGCAGGCGCGCCGCCCGCCGCAGCGCTGCTGGCCGCCGTGTCAAAACTGGGGTTCAACATCACGCAGGTCTACGGGCTGACCGAAACCTACGGACCCGCGACCGAATGCATCT from Loktanella sp. M215 includes the following:
- a CDS encoding AMP-binding protein, with translation MGWMNDESGLDRGPANFAPLTPLSHLRRAADVFADRPALAYGDTVWTYAEYHARVSRLAGALADLGVAPGDVVATLLPNVPAQSEATFAVPACAGVLNTINTRLDADTVAYILDHGAARVVIVDSASVPLVEAAIALMETPAPIVIEVPDIVAGIPATGRHRLYEDLVAQGDPAFDWVMPQDEWESLALNYTSGTTGRPKGVVYHHRGAYLATVGNQIAWRMTLFPVMLQIVPLFHCNNWTHTWMMPLLGGTAVCCRDITAAAIYAAIADHGVTHFGGAPIVLNLIVNAHEADRRAFDHTVEVFTAGAPPAAALLAAVSKLGFNITQVYGLTETYGPATECIWNTAWDALPEDDRAAIKARQGVLMPMMDDIVVMDPAMRPVPRDGETQGEIMMRGNAVMKGYYRNPEATQKAFAGGYFHTEDLGVQHGDGYIQITDRSKDIIISGGENISSIEVESALMHHAAVSLCAVVAMPDDKWGEVPCAFVELKAGREASEADLIAHTRSRLAGFKCPKRVVFGELPKTSTGKIQKFELRKRAATP